A section of the Arcobacter roscoffensis genome encodes:
- a CDS encoding SDR family NAD(P)-dependent oxidoreductase, which produces MSKKRALITGGNKGIGLAVATALLELDYEIVVVARNFDNFQLGGLPNVTEIQYDLSDIENLPVLAKEVGEIDVLINNAGYMQPKYTYDNYPKEAKEHLMNVDLHAPVELMNLFSVGMKKRKYGRIVNTASIAGQIGHPDVWYGIAKAGLINATKIYGKLLGSDGITVNCVAPSAAETDMQNDNDEKRKAAFKAAVVTNRFAEPEEVAKAIVWLATDCPEYINGITIDINNTFYAR; this is translated from the coding sequence ATGAGTAAAAAAAGAGCTTTAATTACAGGTGGAAATAAAGGTATTGGTTTAGCAGTTGCAACTGCACTTTTAGAACTTGACTATGAGATTGTTGTAGTTGCAAGAAACTTTGATAATTTTCAGTTAGGTGGCTTACCAAATGTAACGGAAATTCAGTATGATTTATCAGATATTGAAAACTTACCAGTTTTAGCTAAAGAAGTTGGTGAAATAGATGTACTTATAAACAACGCAGGTTATATGCAGCCAAAATACACTTATGACAACTATCCAAAAGAAGCAAAAGAACACTTAATGAATGTAGACTTACATGCACCAGTTGAGCTTATGAATCTTTTTAGTGTTGGCATGAAAAAAAGAAAATATGGAAGAATAGTAAACACAGCTTCAATCGCAGGTCAAATAGGTCACCCAGATGTATGGTATGGTATTGCAAAAGCAGGACTTATAAATGCTACTAAAATTTATGGAAAACTTCTTGGAAGTGATGGTATCACAGTAAATTGTGTAGCTCCAAGTGCTGCTGAGACTGATATGCAAAATGACAATGATGAAAAAAGAAAAGCAGCCTTTAAAGCAGCAGTTGTTACAAACAGATTTGCAGAACCTGAAGAAGTTGCAAAAGCTATTGTTTGGTTAGCTACTGATTGTCCTGAGTATATAAATGGTATTACTATAGATATAAACAACACTTTCTACGCAAGATAA
- a CDS encoding TetR/AcrR family transcriptional regulator produces the protein MTSRKNLIIQESINLFNEKGCINTSTRHIASKLGISVGNLYYYFKNKEEIIIAIYEEFMSLISKQLTSVRDGQDLAFDYYDFLQQQMTYELKYRFFRLELNNIYQNYPKVKEAFEKSHIQKKQQIKYVYTHQIKYGYMKRLEEDELDFLVSNTWIIVTQWEIYWLIDRLDDEKQRRRNGILNILYFIKPYMTIKGLEDTNLLTSINYLNKKA, from the coding sequence ATGACAAGTAGAAAAAATCTAATAATTCAAGAATCAATAAATCTTTTTAATGAAAAGGGTTGTATAAATACAAGTACTAGACACATAGCTTCAAAGCTTGGTATTAGTGTAGGGAATTTGTACTATTATTTTAAAAATAAAGAAGAGATTATCATAGCTATTTATGAAGAGTTTATGTCTTTGATATCAAAACAGCTTACAAGCGTAAGAGATGGACAAGATTTAGCCTTTGATTATTATGATTTTTTACAACAACAAATGACTTATGAGTTAAAGTATCGTTTTTTCAGACTTGAACTTAACAATATCTATCAAAACTACCCCAAAGTAAAAGAGGCTTTTGAAAAAAGCCATATTCAAAAAAAACAGCAAATAAAATATGTTTATACCCATCAAATAAAATATGGATATATGAAAAGACTAGAAGAAGATGAACTTGATTTTTTAGTATCAAACACTTGGATTATCGTAACTCAATGGGAAATCTATTGGCTCATAGATAGGTTGGATGACGAAAAGCAAAGAAGAAGAAATGGTATCTTAAATATTCTATATTTTATAAAACCTTATATGACAATAAAAGGTTTAGAAGATACAAATCTATTAACTTCAATTAATTATTTAAACAAAAAGGCATAA
- a CDS encoding TolC family protein produces MRKIFILIFIVFTSLVFSKDYSLKLVVDKTSQTYIQAIKKESKKLFSSSDKINYKIEVCSKGCQNLLRNKDAVFLLNSIGSKPKKQDSYIITYNLISSIYDENRVIRTTALGIFEYLKEKKRKTIHIKNKALVFKEEENKNLKTLNLKEVLNLAVKNNLKIKRNQNSIKLQEIGVHETKSLYKPKIDIFSNYIEIDEDRALASRGLNPQRTMEAGVKVSQLIYSDKVLKNIEINKLLYKSTKQEAKALDDEILYKATLIYLNIIKAKQYNKIIKIKHDFIQRNLLFAKQRVQIGVQDRSDVYRWQSELANANIQLATSQKKLKKLKVELSNLLRIKNEYDYLEYGLNSKLFKLLNKDAITYLKDVKVQEAFTRNIVHTHPRLKQIKELIKAKNEHLQMNKDSYYLPSIAFEGSAKKVLKRGGEASDLPRTWDDKEYQAVININLSLYEGGVKKSKIQKNEVELIDLKLQYNDVKNLIIENVRKNYESLSHSYSKISYSKDSLNSSKKNYELIEDKYKKGKENIISLLDAQNSYIVSKLNLSISNIEYLVDLSSIYFFSGRIDILLDEIKKEEVEKKIHEIIKDKN; encoded by the coding sequence ATGAGAAAAATTTTTATTTTGATATTTATAGTTTTTACAAGCCTTGTTTTTAGTAAAGATTATAGTCTAAAGTTAGTTGTGGATAAAACATCACAAACTTATATACAAGCTATAAAAAAAGAGAGTAAAAAACTTTTTTCAAGTAGTGATAAAATAAACTATAAAATAGAAGTTTGTTCTAAAGGTTGTCAAAATTTACTTAGGAATAAAGATGCAGTCTTTTTACTAAATAGTATAGGCTCAAAGCCTAAAAAACAAGACTCTTATATAATTACATATAATCTAATATCATCTATTTATGATGAAAATAGAGTTATACGAACTACTGCTTTAGGTATTTTTGAGTATCTAAAAGAGAAAAAAAGAAAAACTATACATATAAAAAACAAAGCTTTAGTTTTCAAAGAAGAAGAAAACAAAAATCTAAAAACTTTAAATCTAAAAGAGGTTTTAAACCTAGCTGTAAAAAATAATCTTAAAATAAAAAGAAATCAAAATAGCATAAAACTTCAAGAAATAGGTGTTCATGAAACAAAAAGTCTATATAAACCTAAAATAGATATTTTCTCAAACTATATAGAAATTGATGAAGATAGAGCACTTGCTAGTAGAGGTCTAAATCCCCAAAGAACAATGGAAGCAGGAGTTAAAGTGTCTCAGCTTATTTATTCAGATAAGGTTTTGAAAAATATAGAGATAAATAAACTTTTATATAAATCTACAAAACAAGAAGCCAAGGCTTTAGATGATGAGATTTTATACAAAGCAACACTTATATATTTAAACATAATTAAAGCAAAACAATACAATAAAATCATAAAAATAAAACATGATTTCATACAAAGAAATCTTTTATTTGCAAAACAAAGAGTTCAAATAGGAGTACAAGATAGAAGTGATGTATATAGATGGCAAAGTGAATTGGCAAATGCAAATATTCAATTGGCAACTTCTCAAAAAAAGTTAAAAAAGCTAAAAGTGGAACTATCAAACTTACTTAGAATAAAAAATGAATATGATTATTTAGAGTATGGACTAAACTCAAAACTTTTTAAACTTTTAAATAAAGATGCAATTACATATCTTAAAGATGTGAAAGTTCAAGAAGCTTTTACAAGAAATATAGTTCATACTCATCCAAGATTAAAGCAAATAAAAGAGCTAATAAAAGCAAAAAATGAACACTTACAAATGAATAAAGACTCTTATTATTTGCCAAGTATTGCCTTTGAGGGAAGTGCAAAAAAAGTTCTAAAAAGAGGTGGTGAAGCATCTGATTTACCAAGAACTTGGGATGATAAAGAGTATCAAGCTGTTATTAATATAAATCTTTCTTTATATGAAGGTGGAGTTAAAAAATCAAAGATTCAAAAAAATGAAGTAGAACTAATCGATTTAAAACTTCAATACAATGATGTAAAAAACCTAATAATAGAAAATGTAAGAAAAAACTATGAGTCATTATCTCACTCTTACTCAAAAATATCATATTCTAAGGACTCATTGAACTCTTCAAAAAAGAATTATGAGTTAATTGAAGATAAATATAAAAAAGGAAAAGAGAATATTATCTCACTTTTAGATGCTCAAAACTCATATATAGTTTCAAAGTTAAATCTAAGTATTTCAAATATTGAATATCTAGTGGATTTAAGTTCTATTTATTTTTTTAGTGGACGAATAGATATTTTACTTGATGAGATAAAAAAAGAAGAAGTTGAAAAAAAAATACATGAGATTATAAAGGATAAAAATTGA
- a CDS encoding efflux RND transporter periplasmic adaptor subunit has product MKNLVLAIFILVAFTACQEKEEKVQKQDIKTVFATLPIAKDSNENRVFNATAISNNETKLSFKVEGNIIYLKTKIGDEVKKDELIAKLDSKPYELRVSQIKYALSEARASLQNAKSTYERVKKLYINQNASVSDIDKAKAAYEATSAKVKNITKELDYAKLKLSYTKLYSPMNAYISLKYVHENENVAVGTPVVLLGDKLIDEVSVQVPESIINRIKQNDLVKVVFTSLDKNRVFTAKVKEVSKYASSKSKTYKVVAKLNNSSNLIKSGMSADVYFNLLDDSKTSIYCVPSNSVLNDKEGYFVYTLIRNEKSQKDYMVKKTMVKVGELTSDGFEILEGLNSDDLVLKAGMSEVYEQMKVQISNLKDLGK; this is encoded by the coding sequence TTGAAAAACTTAGTTTTAGCCATATTTATTTTAGTAGCTTTTACTGCTTGTCAAGAAAAAGAAGAAAAAGTGCAAAAACAAGATATTAAAACAGTATTTGCTACTTTACCAATAGCTAAAGATTCAAATGAAAATAGAGTTTTTAATGCAACTGCTATTTCAAATAATGAAACAAAATTAAGCTTTAAAGTTGAAGGAAACATCATATATCTAAAAACAAAAATAGGTGATGAAGTAAAAAAAGATGAGTTAATAGCAAAGTTGGATTCAAAGCCTTATGAACTAAGAGTTTCTCAAATAAAATATGCACTAAGTGAAGCAAGGGCTAGTTTACAAAATGCCAAAAGTACTTATGAAAGAGTTAAGAAACTATACATAAATCAAAATGCAAGTGTAAGCGATATAGATAAAGCAAAAGCAGCCTATGAAGCTACAAGTGCAAAGGTTAAAAATATCACAAAAGAGCTAGATTATGCAAAACTAAAACTTTCATATACAAAACTTTACTCACCTATGAATGCGTATATTTCTCTAAAGTATGTACATGAAAATGAAAATGTAGCAGTAGGAACACCTGTTGTTTTATTAGGAGATAAACTAATAGATGAAGTATCAGTTCAAGTTCCTGAGTCAATAATCAATAGAATAAAACAAAATGATTTAGTAAAAGTTGTATTTACTTCACTTGATAAAAATAGAGTATTTACAGCAAAAGTAAAAGAAGTATCAAAATATGCTTCATCTAAAAGTAAAACTTATAAAGTAGTGGCAAAGCTAAACAATAGCTCAAATTTAATCAAGTCAGGTATGTCAGCTGATGTTTATTTTAATCTTTTAGATGATTCAAAAACTAGTATTTATTGTGTTCCATCAAATAGTGTTTTAAATGATAAAGAGGGATATTTTGTATATACCCTTATAAGAAATGAAAAAAGTCAAAAAGATTATATGGTTAAAAAAACTATGGTTAAAGTAGGAGAGTTAACATCTGATGGTTTTGAAATACTTGAAGGTTTAAATAGTGATGATTTAGTTTTAAAAGCTGGTATGAGTGAGGTGTATGAGCAAATGAAAGTTCAAATATCAAACTTAAAAGACTTAGGAAAATAA
- a CDS encoding efflux RND transporter permease subunit, giving the protein MSITKFALEKSTVTIVFSFMLLIYGVISFFDLPRAKDPGFIIRTATVVTYFPGASAKRVEQLVTDKLEKTIQEMPQIDNIKSTSKNGVSIIFVNILEKHKNMREIWDSLRRKVEKGSRALPDGTSQPIVNDEFGDVYGNLISITSDGLNYSELEDMANDAKDIILRVDEVAKVELLGLQPQRVYVEFDNAKLAKLNLSASYLKNILEQKNIVLSGGSIKVDSSRLSVEPSGNYENIKQIANTIVPLSTGEYIYLKDIANIKYEYKEPSTFIVRKSGQNAIVLAISMKKDGDIIKLGEKLDNLMLDIQNKLPLGVKLEKLFDEPKIVEQIVGNFVDNLLQAMALVVLVMLFSLGFRTGLIVAVLIPMSVLTSFIIMSIFDIWLDQVSLAALIISLGLLVDSAIVMSESIMVLMQRGKSVFEASLQSANELKVPLLTSALTTSAAFLPIFLAKSSTGEYTNSIFKVVTITLLSSWVLALTLTPVLSKYFMKKKKLEAKESRFYFYYRGFLKTVLRFRYLTVLVVILIFVGSLKVLDIVPKKFFPPSSEPSFTLELRLPVGTNIDTTKQAVGKIEEYINQKYIVKKQSVKNFVSFIGQSAPRFWLAYDQELASVEYSTILVNVKEYKNLHSVKKDVEEFTKNSFPNMQVSAKVLANGPPVKQPIEIRISGKDIDKLFELSSKVKQELSNYDEVKTIVDDWGIRNKKFVVDIDEAKALKEGISNLDIAISLQSALSGFEVTTFRKDDKLIPIVLRSNENTKDDLDRFKSISVYSQSSGKNIPLSQVASVKVVFEESKIIRRDRLKTVTVGANINQGANAIAVFEKIQPFMSELQEKFPLGYYYEFGGEYEASGKANKSIVENLPLAFMAIVLLMVAQFNSIRKPIIILVSIPLGLIGVSIGLYTMNSYFGFMTLLGIISLSGIVINNAIVLLERIKLENENGLNLYDSIIEACVSRFRPIILTTITTIFGLIPLWYSGGEMWEPMAISIIFGLMFSTVLTLGFIPVLYAIFYKVERS; this is encoded by the coding sequence ATGTCTATTACAAAATTTGCTTTAGAAAAAAGCACTGTTACTATAGTCTTTTCATTTATGCTTTTAATCTATGGAGTAATATCATTTTTTGATTTACCAAGGGCAAAAGACCCTGGCTTTATCATAAGAACTGCTACTGTTGTGACATATTTCCCAGGAGCTAGTGCAAAAAGAGTAGAGCAGTTAGTAACTGATAAACTAGAAAAAACCATACAAGAAATGCCTCAAATTGATAATATAAAATCAACTTCAAAAAATGGTGTATCAATAATTTTTGTAAATATTTTAGAAAAACACAAAAATATGAGAGAGATTTGGGATAGTCTTAGAAGAAAGGTTGAAAAAGGAAGTAGGGCATTACCAGATGGAACAAGCCAGCCAATAGTAAATGATGAGTTTGGAGATGTTTACGGAAATCTTATTTCTATTACTAGTGATGGCTTGAATTATAGTGAGCTTGAAGATATGGCAAATGATGCTAAGGATATTATCTTAAGAGTAGATGAGGTTGCAAAAGTTGAGCTTTTAGGACTTCAACCCCAAAGAGTTTATGTCGAGTTTGATAATGCAAAACTAGCAAAATTAAATCTAAGTGCTTCATATTTAAAAAATATATTAGAACAAAAAAATATAGTTTTATCAGGTGGAAGTATAAAAGTAGATAGTTCAAGATTATCAGTAGAACCAAGTGGAAACTATGAAAATATAAAACAAATTGCAAATACCATAGTTCCTTTATCTACAGGCGAGTATATTTACCTAAAAGATATTGCAAATATTAAGTATGAATACAAAGAACCAAGTACTTTCATAGTAAGAAAAAGTGGACAAAATGCTATAGTTTTAGCTATTTCTATGAAAAAAGATGGGGATATTATAAAACTAGGAGAAAAACTTGATAACTTGATGCTTGATATTCAAAATAAGCTTCCTTTAGGTGTTAAACTTGAAAAGCTTTTTGATGAACCAAAAATTGTAGAGCAAATTGTAGGAAACTTTGTAGATAACTTACTTCAAGCTATGGCTTTAGTTGTTTTAGTGATGTTATTTTCACTAGGATTTAGAACAGGTCTTATAGTTGCTGTTTTAATTCCAATGTCGGTTTTAACTTCTTTTATTATCATGAGTATTTTTGATATTTGGCTAGATCAAGTATCTCTTGCTGCACTTATTATCTCTTTAGGTCTTTTAGTTGATAGTGCTATTGTTATGAGCGAGTCTATCATGGTTTTAATGCAAAGGGGAAAGAGTGTATTTGAAGCTTCACTTCAAAGTGCAAATGAACTAAAAGTACCACTTCTAACATCAGCACTTACAACATCAGCAGCCTTTTTACCTATATTTTTAGCAAAATCAAGCACAGGAGAGTATACAAACTCTATTTTTAAAGTAGTTACAATTACACTTCTTTCTTCATGGGTTTTAGCTCTTACTTTAACGCCTGTTTTAAGTAAGTATTTTATGAAAAAGAAAAAACTTGAAGCTAAAGAGAGTAGGTTTTATTTCTATTATAGAGGTTTTTTAAAAACGGTTTTAAGATTTAGATATTTAACTGTTTTAGTTGTAATTTTAATTTTTGTGGGCTCACTAAAAGTTTTAGATATTGTTCCAAAGAAGTTTTTCCCACCTTCAAGTGAACCTAGTTTTACTTTAGAGCTTAGGCTTCCAGTGGGAACAAATATAGATACAACAAAACAAGCAGTAGGAAAAATAGAAGAGTATATAAATCAAAAATATATTGTAAAAAAACAAAGTGTTAAAAACTTTGTTTCTTTTATAGGTCAGAGTGCTCCAAGGTTTTGGTTAGCTTATGACCAAGAGTTAGCTAGTGTAGAATATAGTACTATTTTGGTAAATGTAAAAGAGTATAAAAATCTACATAGTGTAAAAAAAGATGTAGAAGAGTTTACAAAAAATAGTTTTCCTAATATGCAAGTATCAGCAAAAGTTTTAGCAAACGGACCTCCTGTTAAACAGCCAATTGAGATAAGAATAAGTGGAAAAGATATTGACAAACTATTTGAGCTTAGTTCAAAAGTAAAACAAGAGTTATCAAACTATGATGAAGTGAAAACAATAGTTGATGATTGGGGTATTAGAAATAAAAAGTTTGTAGTTGATATTGATGAAGCAAAGGCTTTAAAAGAGGGTATTTCAAATCTTGATATAGCAATATCTCTGCAAAGTGCTTTAAGTGGTTTTGAGGTTACTACTTTTAGAAAAGATGATAAGTTAATACCTATAGTTTTAAGATCAAATGAGAATACAAAAGATGATTTAGATAGATTTAAATCTATTAGTGTTTATTCTCAAAGTAGTGGAAAAAATATACCTTTGTCTCAGGTTGCTTCTGTAAAAGTAGTTTTTGAAGAATCAAAAATCATAAGAAGAGATAGACTAAAAACAGTAACTGTTGGGGCAAATATAAACCAAGGAGCAAATGCAATAGCAGTATTTGAAAAAATACAACCTTTTATGAGCGAGTTACAAGAAAAGTTTCCTTTAGGTTATTATTATGAGTTTGGTGGAGAGTATGAAGCCTCAGGAAAAGCAAATAAGTCAATAGTTGAGAACTTACCTCTTGCTTTCATGGCAATAGTTTTACTTATGGTTGCACAGTTTAATTCTATTAGAAAGCCAATTATTATTCTTGTATCTATTCCTTTAGGACTAATTGGAGTATCAATTGGACTTTACACAATGAACTCATATTTTGGATTCATGACTCTTTTAGGAATTATTTCTTTAAGTGGTATTGTAATCAATAATGCAATAGTTCTTTTAGAGAGAATAAAACTTGAAAATGAAAATGGTTTAAATCTTTATGACTCTATTATTGAAGCTTGTGTGAGTAGGTTTAGACCTATTATTCTTACAACAATTACCACTATTTTTGGACTTATTCCTTTATGGTATAGTGGAGGTGAGATGTGGGAGCCTATGGCTATTTCAATTATATTTGGTTTGATGTTCTCAACAGTTTTAACCTTAGGGTTTATACCTGTTTTATATGCGATTTTTTATAAAGTAGAGAGGTCTTAA
- a CDS encoding dicarboxylate/amino acid:cation symporter, translating into MFKTLWFKVLVGMVLGVVVGLMLSPNAFALVSKEVAFTIAPWVALAGNIFLALIKMVVIPLVMSSIILGITSADNTETLKSLGMKIAPYFVFTTIVAVTLGLIIALYINPGQYVSKDILNTISTSSIVIKEVNPISNTSIPDMIVDLIPVNVSQAELDGNILFFVILAIFVGVALMNMEDEDSKPMKDLAKSFQAFSMTVVSWAMKLAPYAVFGLLCSITIKIGFDAISSMSMYVFTVLLGLFSLLCFYLTVVYLSSKIKPLDFLRKVREVQLMAFSTSSSAAVMPLSMKTAEDKLNVPTPISKFVIPLGATINMDGTAIYQVIAAIFLTQLFGIDLSLTQMVILALTTVAASIGAPSTPGVGIVILATILQSLGVPVEGIALILGVDRILDMCRTTINVTGDLTASLVMKKLVNISSQEADVAKEINALKQKVSKEN; encoded by the coding sequence ATGTTTAAAACACTTTGGTTTAAAGTTTTAGTAGGAATGGTTCTTGGGGTTGTAGTTGGACTTATGTTATCTCCAAATGCTTTTGCTTTAGTCTCAAAAGAAGTGGCTTTTACAATTGCTCCTTGGGTAGCTTTAGCTGGAAATATCTTTTTAGCTCTTATCAAAATGGTAGTAATACCTCTTGTAATGAGCTCAATTATTTTAGGTATCACAAGTGCTGATAATACGGAAACTTTAAAAAGTTTAGGTATGAAAATAGCTCCTTATTTTGTTTTTACAACTATTGTTGCTGTAACTTTAGGCTTAATAATTGCCTTATATATAAATCCAGGACAATATGTATCAAAAGATATTTTAAATACTATTAGCACAAGTAGTATTGTAATCAAAGAGGTAAATCCAATCTCAAATACTTCTATTCCTGATATGATTGTAGATTTAATCCCTGTAAATGTAAGTCAAGCTGAACTTGATGGTAATATCCTATTTTTTGTAATACTTGCTATTTTTGTAGGTGTTGCTTTAATGAATATGGAAGATGAAGACTCAAAACCTATGAAAGATTTAGCTAAGTCATTTCAGGCTTTTTCTATGACAGTAGTTAGTTGGGCTATGAAACTTGCACCTTATGCTGTTTTTGGTTTACTTTGTAGTATTACTATTAAAATAGGTTTTGATGCAATATCATCTATGTCGATGTATGTATTTACAGTTTTACTGGGATTATTTTCTCTTTTATGTTTTTATTTAACAGTTGTTTATTTAAGTTCAAAAATAAAGCCTCTTGATTTTTTAAGAAAAGTAAGAGAAGTACAACTTATGGCTTTTTCTACTTCATCATCAGCTGCTGTTATGCCTTTATCTATGAAAACAGCAGAAGATAAGCTAAATGTCCCAACACCAATTTCGAAGTTTGTAATACCTTTGGGTGCAACTATAAATATGGATGGAACAGCAATTTATCAAGTAATAGCAGCTATATTTTTAACGCAATTATTTGGAATAGATTTAAGTCTAACTCAGATGGTAATCTTAGCTTTAACAACAGTTGCTGCATCTATTGGAGCTCCTAGTACACCTGGAGTTGGTATTGTAATACTTGCAACAATACTTCAGAGTTTAGGAGTTCCTGTTGAGGGAATAGCACTTATTTTAGGAGTTGATAGAATACTTGATATGTGTAGAACTACTATAAATGTCACAGGGGATTTAACAGCCTCTTTAGTTATGAAAAAACTAGTAAATATCTCAAGCCAAGAAGCAGATGTGGCAAAAGAAATAAACGCTTTAAAACAAAAGGTAAGTAAGGAAAACTAA
- a CDS encoding patatin-like phospholipase family protein: MQKKKTVSLVLGSGGARGYAHIGVIKELEKQGYEIKSISGSSMGALVGGLYASGKLQAYEDWVLNFDALDILKLVDFSFSDGGMIKADKVFDKIEEFIGEDVLIEDLSIPFTATATDILNKKEVWLKKGSLKDAIRASIAIPTIFTPKKLNGRVLFDGGILNPVPILPVTSEFTDLVIAVNLNDDAIIKDKHKKIFQEDDSYFKKTIGKFLNKKFTNTKKKKLSYFEILNLSIESMQDVIARHQLASHKPDIMINVSSKACEFYDFHKAKELIEYGRCITKDVLKDY; this comes from the coding sequence ATGCAAAAGAAAAAAACAGTATCCCTCGTCTTAGGAAGTGGAGGGGCTAGAGGTTATGCTCATATTGGAGTTATAAAAGAGTTAGAGAAGCAAGGCTATGAAATAAAATCTATTTCAGGTTCATCAATGGGTGCTTTAGTTGGTGGTTTATATGCAAGTGGGAAACTTCAAGCTTATGAGGATTGGGTTTTAAATTTTGATGCTTTAGATATCTTAAAGTTAGTAGATTTTTCATTTTCAGATGGTGGAATGATAAAAGCAGATAAAGTCTTTGATAAAATCGAAGAGTTTATAGGTGAAGATGTTTTGATAGAAGATTTATCTATTCCTTTTACAGCAACGGCAACTGATATTTTAAATAAAAAAGAAGTATGGCTAAAAAAAGGAAGTTTAAAAGATGCCATAAGAGCTTCAATTGCAATTCCTACTATCTTTACTCCAAAGAAATTAAATGGAAGAGTTTTATTTGATGGTGGTATTTTAAATCCTGTTCCAATATTGCCTGTCACATCTGAATTTACAGATTTGGTAATAGCTGTTAATCTAAATGATGATGCGATTATCAAAGATAAACATAAAAAAATATTTCAAGAAGATGATAGCTATTTCAAGAAAACTATTGGTAAGTTTTTGAATAAAAAATTTACAAATACAAAAAAGAAAAAACTTTCATATTTTGAGATTTTAAACTTATCTATAGAGAGTATGCAAGATGTAATAGCAAGACATCAGTTAGCAAGTCATAAGCCTGATATTATGATAAATGTTTCCTCAAAAGCTTGTGAATTTTATGATTTTCATAAAGCAAAAGAGCTTATAGAGTATGGACGCTGTATTACAAAAGATGTCTTAAAAGACTATTAG
- a CDS encoding APC family permease, with product MSTENKKLNTFTLSGLIIGPILGSGLILLPPLLYNMIGNFSLIIWAVILSLGFVFALIFAKLAILYPGDGGVSLATKEAMGKKYQLLTSFYLICAVFFGPVAVLLIAAKFIQVYFPNTSLVELSFYIYLIIYCLLLIKIDFLGKLMLIVSSTITIIFLLSSIYVLFNINEFSFSFPNIEVSQIGYSFVLAFWAIVGWEVIGNYSNEVKETNIITRSVVLSAIIVSLVYILVTLAICFGDFPKNEEFKLVWIIKPLFANTSDLLLATISIILCIGTLILFVGGVARLISSLKLTIYTSKHLRNNTPIGALNFLSIIYIITLVLVSLDYLTLDNLVAFADAFFIANAIIGLITAVILFDKGFFKYSAIFLIGVFFIIMLFSNIFILAMIIGLFLFTYFKK from the coding sequence TTGAGCACTGAAAATAAAAAACTAAATACCTTTACCTTATCAGGGCTAATTATAGGGCCTATTTTAGGTTCAGGGCTTATACTATTACCTCCGCTTTTATATAATATGATTGGAAATTTTTCACTTATCATTTGGGCAGTTATTTTAAGTCTAGGTTTTGTTTTTGCTTTAATATTTGCAAAGCTTGCAATTTTATATCCAGGTGATGGAGGAGTAAGTCTTGCGACAAAAGAAGCAATGGGTAAAAAATATCAATTACTTACATCCTTTTATTTGATTTGTGCTGTATTTTTTGGACCTGTTGCTGTACTTTTAATAGCAGCAAAATTTATACAAGTTTATTTTCCTAATACTTCTTTAGTTGAACTAAGTTTTTATATTTACTTAATCATTTATTGTCTACTTCTTATAAAAATAGACTTCTTGGGTAAATTAATGCTAATTGTTAGTTCAACAATAACTATTATTTTTCTTTTATCAAGTATCTATGTACTATTTAATATAAATGAGTTTTCTTTTTCTTTTCCAAATATAGAAGTTTCACAAATTGGATACTCTTTTGTTTTAGCATTTTGGGCAATAGTTGGATGGGAAGTAATAGGTAATTACTCAAATGAAGTTAAAGAAACAAACATAATAACTAGGTCTGTAGTTCTCTCTGCAATTATTGTATCTTTAGTTTATATTTTAGTAACACTAGCCATTTGTTTTGGAGATTTTCCTAAAAATGAAGAGTTTAAATTAGTATGGATAATAAAGCCTTTATTTGCTAATACCTCTGATTTACTACTTGCTACAATTTCTATAATTTTATGTATAGGAACACTTATTCTTTTTGTAGGAGGAGTGGCTAGGCTTATTTCATCTTTAAAACTTACAATATATACCTCAAAGCATCTAAGAAATAATACACCCATAGGAGCATTAAACTTTTTATCTATTATTTATATAATAACTTTAGTTTTAGTAAGCCTTGATTATTTAACTTTAGATAACTTAGTAGCTTTTGCAGATGCCTTTTTTATTGCAAATGCAATTATTGGTCTTATTACAGCAGTTATTCTTTTTGATAAAGGCTTTTTTAAATATAGTGCTATTTTTTTAATCGGAGTATTTTTTATAATCATGCTTTTTTCAAATATTTTTATTCTAGCTATGATTATAGGATTATTTCTATTTACTTATTTTAAGAAGTGA